Proteins encoded in a region of the Streptomyces liliiviolaceus genome:
- a CDS encoding NADP-dependent oxidoreductase: MRAVRFERFGPPEVLGVGSVPEPHAGPGEIRIAVRTAGVSPVDVALRAGDSPSRAGLALPHVPGVDAAGVIDEIGPGVTGHAVGDEVFGAVDVARLGGASARFAVLAFWAAKPDVWSWDEAGAAATGVETATRALDLLGLTGEEDTLTGEQGTPTGGEGTALLIDGASGGVGSIAVQLAVARGARVLGTGRPDSHAFLASLGATPVAYGPGLAERVRALGIPYVDHALDVAGKGSLAELVALTGSPDSVVTLADFMGPEHGVRLSLGRYGGQPDGCHGLAFAAELAARGRFRVPVQAVFPADRAAQAHAAVAAGPHRGKTVLDLTGLTRRHPGSIVMMT; encoded by the coding sequence ATGCGCGCGGTACGGTTCGAGCGGTTCGGTCCCCCGGAGGTGCTCGGCGTCGGATCCGTGCCCGAGCCGCACGCGGGTCCGGGCGAGATACGGATCGCCGTCCGCACGGCGGGAGTGTCTCCGGTCGACGTCGCGCTACGGGCCGGCGACTCCCCCTCACGCGCGGGTCTCGCCCTGCCGCACGTCCCCGGGGTGGACGCGGCCGGGGTGATCGACGAGATCGGTCCGGGCGTCACGGGCCACGCGGTCGGCGACGAGGTGTTCGGAGCGGTGGACGTCGCCCGGCTGGGCGGAGCGAGCGCGCGGTTCGCGGTGCTCGCGTTCTGGGCGGCGAAGCCGGACGTCTGGTCCTGGGACGAGGCGGGCGCCGCGGCGACGGGTGTCGAGACGGCGACCCGGGCCCTGGACCTGCTCGGCCTCACCGGGGAAGAGGACACGCTCACCGGAGAACAGGGCACACCCACCGGAGGAGAGGGCACGGCACTCCTGATCGACGGCGCGTCGGGCGGTGTCGGAAGCATCGCCGTGCAGCTGGCGGTGGCGCGAGGGGCACGCGTGCTCGGGACGGGCCGGCCCGACAGCCATGCCTTTCTGGCCTCTCTGGGCGCGACGCCGGTCGCCTACGGCCCCGGCCTGGCCGAACGGGTCCGCGCCCTCGGCATCCCGTATGTCGACCATGCCCTCGACGTGGCCGGGAAAGGCTCACTGGCGGAACTCGTCGCCCTCACCGGCAGCCCGGACTCCGTGGTCACGCTCGCGGACTTCATGGGTCCCGAACACGGGGTGCGGCTCTCGCTCGGCCGCTACGGGGGCCAGCCGGACGGGTGCCACGGGCTGGCGTTCGCCGCGGAGCTGGCGGCGCGGGGACGGTTCCGCGTACCGGTCCAGGCGGTGTTCCCGGCCGACCGGGCGGCGCAGGCGCACGCGGCGGTGGCGGCGGGACCTCACCGCGGGAAGACCGTCCTCGATCTCACGGGGCTCACCCGACGGCACCCCGGGTCGATCGTTATGATGACCTGA
- a CDS encoding substrate-binding domain-containing protein, whose protein sequence is MREPVDRRRQRILAAVQARGAARVRDLADELQVSVVTVRRDVEELTREGRLRRGHGVVRSTLPAQEMPANDLAHGDRVAVVVPERHSYLTETLHGARTALEEAGMRMALHIAPQVAGAERPLVERALADGARGLLLAPRWHTEATELADHGWLAALEVPTVLMERRPRQGSPAHTLDSVCSDHWYGAHLAVEHLVGLGHRRIVFATREDSPTARTLRAAFTSIAGTHPLLEEWAWALISEQAGREGPYTADETMDLPRLLRRVRATAMVLHSDVDALMVVQRLADDGVRVPEDCSVVAYDDVVAALGSSPLTAVSPPKAQVGRAAAELLTQRLREGGQQPARRVELLPRLMVRGSTRRADGTDGVGSPDQ, encoded by the coding sequence GTGCGGGAGCCGGTCGATCGCAGGCGTCAGCGCATTCTCGCGGCGGTCCAGGCCCGCGGAGCCGCGCGGGTCCGGGACCTCGCCGACGAGTTGCAGGTCTCGGTGGTGACGGTGCGCCGTGACGTGGAGGAGCTGACGCGCGAGGGCAGACTGCGCCGCGGCCACGGCGTCGTCCGTTCCACGCTGCCCGCGCAGGAGATGCCCGCGAACGACCTGGCCCACGGTGACCGGGTGGCCGTCGTGGTGCCGGAACGGCACTCGTACCTGACCGAGACGCTGCACGGCGCCCGTACCGCGCTGGAGGAGGCCGGGATGCGCATGGCCCTGCACATCGCGCCCCAGGTGGCCGGCGCCGAACGCCCGCTGGTGGAGCGGGCGCTGGCCGACGGCGCGCGCGGCCTGCTGCTCGCGCCCCGGTGGCACACCGAGGCGACGGAGCTGGCCGACCACGGCTGGCTGGCCGCGCTGGAGGTGCCCACGGTGCTGATGGAGCGCCGGCCGCGGCAGGGCAGCCCCGCCCACACCCTGGACTCGGTCTGCTCGGACCACTGGTACGGCGCGCATCTCGCCGTCGAGCACCTGGTGGGACTCGGCCACCGGCGGATCGTGTTCGCGACCCGCGAGGACAGCCCGACGGCACGCACGCTGCGGGCCGCTTTCACGAGCATCGCCGGGACCCATCCACTGCTGGAGGAGTGGGCGTGGGCGCTGATCTCCGAGCAGGCGGGGCGCGAGGGCCCGTACACCGCGGACGAGACGATGGATCTGCCGCGGCTGCTGCGCCGGGTGCGGGCGACCGCGATGGTGCTGCACAGTGACGTGGACGCGCTGATGGTCGTACAGCGTCTGGCGGACGACGGGGTGCGGGTGCCCGAGGACTGTTCGGTCGTGGCGTACGACGACGTGGTGGCCGCGCTGGGCTCGTCTCCGCTGACCGCGGTGTCCCCGCCCAAGGCGCAGGTCGGCCGGGCCGCCGCCGAACTGCTGACGCAGCGCCTCCGGGAGGGCGGGCAACAGCCCGCGCGTCGCGTCGAGTTGCTTCCCCGGCTGATGGTGCGCGGCTCCACGCGCCGGGCCGACGGCACGGACGGGGTCGGCTCCCCGGACCAGTGA
- a CDS encoding ABC transporter substrate-binding protein, with product MPGRPDRRSVLAAMAAVPLTGAVGACSGGNGASSAGTGRTTRITFWSALRGSQEVVDAFNRTHKSVQVDFQQIPSGGQGGYAKLSNAARAGNAPDVATIEYPQVPGFAIDGVARDITDLVSDSLRRKLLPQALAQTTFEKRVFSVPLDVEPMVMHYRTDLFDRYGLQVARTWDEFAEQARAVRRKAPDRRLVLFPTDGMTQFAAYAWQAGAQWFDTSQGAWNVSLADAPSRRVAEYWQRLIDRDDVFVNAVESRQSDAQIGNGLVLTRLSGAWDAGAQMNARPGQKGLWRIAALPQWDTGSPSVGTHGGSTFAVTKDSRRPEAAMEFIEWQVSHPDALRARLSSGNSSQYPAAPGLVSVGREAFDRSYYGGQDIYGLYEQEAAKIGEGWLWGPRMSATQRVMQDSFARVGGGQGSLAESLRTAQEGTMPDLKALGLSTTQRST from the coding sequence ATGCCCGGACGACCCGATCGTCGTTCCGTGCTCGCCGCGATGGCCGCCGTACCGCTGACAGGAGCCGTGGGCGCCTGCAGCGGAGGGAACGGAGCCTCGTCGGCCGGCACGGGCCGCACCACACGCATCACCTTCTGGTCCGCGCTGCGCGGCAGCCAGGAGGTGGTCGACGCCTTCAACCGCACGCACAAAAGCGTGCAGGTCGACTTCCAGCAGATCCCCTCCGGCGGGCAGGGCGGCTACGCCAAGCTGAGCAACGCCGCACGGGCGGGCAACGCGCCCGACGTCGCGACCATCGAGTATCCGCAGGTGCCGGGGTTCGCCATCGACGGGGTCGCCCGGGACATCACCGATCTCGTCAGTGACTCCCTGCGCCGGAAACTGCTGCCGCAGGCGCTCGCCCAGACCACCTTCGAGAAGCGGGTGTTCAGCGTTCCGCTGGACGTCGAGCCCATGGTGATGCACTACCGCACCGATCTGTTCGACCGGTACGGCCTCCAGGTGGCGCGCACCTGGGACGAGTTCGCCGAACAGGCGCGTGCCGTGCGCCGCAAGGCGCCCGACCGGCGGCTCGTGCTGTTCCCGACGGACGGGATGACCCAGTTCGCGGCCTACGCCTGGCAGGCCGGCGCCCAGTGGTTCGACACCTCGCAGGGAGCCTGGAACGTCTCGCTGGCCGACGCTCCTTCCCGGCGCGTCGCGGAGTACTGGCAGCGGCTCATCGACCGGGACGACGTGTTCGTGAACGCCGTCGAGAGCCGCCAGTCCGACGCGCAGATCGGCAACGGGCTGGTCCTCACCCGGCTCAGCGGCGCCTGGGACGCAGGCGCCCAGATGAACGCGCGCCCCGGACAGAAGGGCCTGTGGCGGATCGCCGCGCTCCCCCAGTGGGACACCGGCAGCCCCTCCGTCGGCACCCACGGCGGATCGACGTTCGCCGTCACCAAGGACAGCCGCAGACCGGAGGCCGCGATGGAGTTCATCGAGTGGCAGGTCTCCCACCCCGACGCCCTGCGCGCCCGCCTGTCCAGCGGGAACAGCAGTCAGTACCCGGCCGCTCCCGGCCTGGTCTCCGTGGGCCGCGAGGCCTTCGACCGGTCGTACTACGGCGGGCAGGACATCTACGGCCTGTACGAGCAGGAGGCGGCGAAGATCGGGGAGGGCTGGCTGTGGGGGCCGCGGATGAGCGCCACCCAGCGGGTCATGCAGGACTCCTTCGCCCGCGTCGGCGGCGGCCAGGGATCGCTGGCCGAGTCGCTGCGCACCGCGCAGGAGGGCACCATGCCCGACCTCAAGGCCCTGGGCCTGTCCACCACCCAGCGCTCCACCTGA
- a CDS encoding carbohydrate ABC transporter permease, translating into MTTTAQPRVPTDASRVGGPALSDSGRRARRTAGRRRFGAVVVLMGPFFVLLTTIFLIPVGTAVYLSFYSDDQPGLGFGPENTIFVGLRSYAAVLTDPTFLGGLGTVALYCLIYLPLMVVGALVLALLLDSGVVRLRAFAQLGLFLPHAVPGIIAALIWLYLYTPGISPIIDLFARADITIDFLGIHAVVPSIVNIALWSNLGYNMVVFYAALQAVPREVIEASVVDGAGPVRTALQVKTPLVRASIVMVAIFTLIWALQLFTEPMLLSQSSPMISSRFSPSMYIYDAAFTRNNYSLAAAASVVLLVCTIALSYGVTRFTSRADAEEAR; encoded by the coding sequence ATGACCACCACCGCTCAGCCCCGGGTGCCGACCGACGCGTCCCGCGTCGGCGGCCCGGCCCTCTCCGACTCCGGCCGGCGCGCCCGCCGGACCGCCGGCCGCCGCAGATTCGGCGCCGTCGTCGTCCTCATGGGTCCGTTCTTCGTCCTGCTGACGACCATCTTCCTGATCCCCGTCGGCACGGCCGTCTACCTCAGCTTCTACAGCGACGACCAGCCGGGGCTCGGCTTCGGCCCCGAGAACACCATTTTCGTCGGACTGCGCAGTTACGCGGCCGTCCTGACCGACCCCACCTTCCTCGGCGGCCTCGGCACGGTCGCGCTCTACTGCCTGATCTACCTCCCGCTCATGGTCGTCGGGGCGCTGGTGCTGGCCCTGCTGCTGGACTCCGGGGTGGTGCGGCTGCGCGCCTTCGCGCAACTGGGCCTGTTCCTCCCGCACGCCGTGCCCGGCATCATCGCCGCGCTGATCTGGCTGTACCTGTACACCCCGGGCATCAGCCCGATCATCGACCTCTTCGCCCGCGCGGACATCACGATCGACTTCCTCGGCATCCACGCCGTCGTCCCGTCCATCGTGAACATCGCCCTGTGGAGCAACCTCGGCTACAACATGGTGGTCTTCTACGCCGCCCTGCAGGCCGTGCCCCGCGAGGTCATCGAGGCCTCCGTGGTCGACGGCGCGGGACCCGTGCGCACGGCGCTCCAGGTCAAGACACCGCTGGTACGGGCCTCGATCGTGATGGTGGCGATCTTCACCCTGATCTGGGCGCTCCAGCTCTTCACCGAGCCGATGCTGCTCAGCCAGTCCTCACCGATGATCAGCTCCCGCTTCTCGCCGAGCATGTACATCTACGACGCGGCCTTCACCCGCAACAACTACAGCCTGGCGGCGGCCGCCTCGGTGGTCCTGCTGGTGTGCACGATCGCGCTGTCCTACGGCGTCACCCGCTTCACCAGCCGTGCCGACGCCGAGGAGGCGCGATGA
- a CDS encoding carbohydrate ABC transporter permease translates to MSTTDSSFLRPRLLGRATVNVVVAVSVLYTLLPVLWLVLSATKDRDALFSSDLLSVSGFSPVSNLQDLFAMDGGLYGRWYLNSLLYAVLGAAVGALLSMACGYAFDKYRFQHKEKLFGLVLAAVMVPQTVLALPLYLMASEAGLVNTFWAVFIPVLFNPFGVYLGRIFSRGYVPDEVLEAARVDGAGELTTYVRVSLRMLGPGLVTVFLFQLTAIWNNFFLPMVMLSDQDLYPVSLGLYQWNSSASVSPEYYPVVIMGSLLAVLPLILAFVLLQRFWRSGLTAGAVK, encoded by the coding sequence ATGAGCACCACCGACAGTTCCTTCCTACGCCCTCGTCTGCTGGGGCGGGCGACGGTCAACGTGGTCGTGGCGGTCTCCGTCCTCTACACCCTGCTGCCCGTGCTGTGGCTGGTGCTGTCCGCGACCAAGGACCGGGACGCCCTGTTCAGCAGCGACCTGCTGTCCGTGAGCGGCTTCTCCCCCGTGAGCAATCTCCAGGACCTGTTCGCCATGGACGGCGGGCTGTACGGCCGTTGGTACCTCAACAGCCTGCTGTACGCGGTCCTCGGCGCCGCGGTCGGCGCACTGCTGAGCATGGCCTGCGGGTACGCCTTCGACAAGTACCGCTTCCAGCACAAGGAGAAGCTGTTCGGCCTGGTCCTCGCGGCGGTCATGGTGCCGCAGACGGTCCTCGCCCTGCCGCTGTATCTGATGGCCTCCGAGGCCGGACTGGTCAACACGTTCTGGGCCGTGTTCATCCCGGTGCTGTTCAACCCGTTCGGGGTCTATCTCGGCCGCATCTTCAGCCGGGGGTACGTGCCCGACGAGGTGCTGGAGGCCGCGCGCGTGGACGGAGCCGGCGAACTGACCACGTACGTACGGGTGAGCCTGCGGATGCTCGGACCCGGTCTCGTCACCGTCTTCCTCTTCCAGCTGACCGCGATCTGGAACAACTTCTTCCTGCCCATGGTGATGCTGTCCGACCAGGACCTGTATCCGGTCAGCCTCGGCCTGTACCAGTGGAACAGCTCGGCGTCCGTGTCGCCGGAGTACTACCCCGTGGTGATCATGGGATCGTTGCTCGCCGTGCTGCCCCTCATCCTCGCCTTCGTCCTGCTCCAGCGGTTCTGGCGCAGCGGGCTGACCGCCGGAGCCGTCAAGTGA
- a CDS encoding hydroxyacid dehydrogenase, whose product MTSHLPSPGFRPRAALAMSRAAAAAVLDSASLDAFRQVCDLAAPPVLDDLSTPRAKSLLADVDLLITGWGCPVLDEEVLRAAPRLRAVVHTAGSVRAHVTDACWERGIEVSSAAAANALPVAEYTLAMILLAGKQILERARDFTASRRRDDWLRTPDTIGNYRSTVGILSASLIGRRVVELLRPHDIRVLLHDPYVSDTDAAELGVERVELAELFARCDTVSVHTPLLPTTRGLVGRALIDSMPAGAMLINTSRGAVIDQEALTDAVLAGRIRAVLDVTEPEVLPPDHPLWDCENALITPHLAGSQGNEWRRLADLALAETARWASGTGFLHPVRRERLAFLA is encoded by the coding sequence GTGACCTCGCACCTCCCCAGTCCTGGTTTCCGACCCCGTGCCGCCCTGGCCATGTCCCGGGCCGCCGCCGCGGCCGTCCTCGACAGCGCGTCGCTCGACGCCTTCCGGCAGGTCTGCGACCTCGCCGCTCCCCCGGTGCTGGACGATCTGTCGACGCCACGGGCGAAGTCGCTGCTGGCCGACGTCGACCTGCTGATCACCGGCTGGGGCTGTCCGGTCCTGGACGAGGAGGTGCTGCGTGCGGCGCCCCGGCTGCGGGCCGTGGTGCACACGGCGGGCAGCGTGCGCGCCCATGTCACGGACGCGTGCTGGGAGCGCGGGATCGAGGTGTCCTCCGCCGCGGCGGCCAACGCCCTGCCGGTCGCCGAGTACACCCTCGCCATGATCCTCCTCGCCGGCAAACAGATCCTGGAGCGCGCCCGCGACTTCACGGCGTCACGGCGGAGGGACGACTGGCTGCGCACCCCGGACACCATCGGGAACTACCGCAGCACCGTCGGCATCCTCTCCGCGTCGCTGATCGGCCGCCGGGTCGTCGAGCTGCTGCGTCCGCACGACATCAGGGTGCTGCTCCACGACCCGTACGTGAGTGACACGGACGCCGCCGAACTCGGCGTGGAGCGCGTGGAGTTGGCGGAGCTGTTCGCCCGCTGCGACACCGTCAGCGTGCACACCCCACTGCTGCCCACCACCCGGGGCCTGGTCGGCCGGGCCCTGATCGACTCGATGCCGGCCGGGGCCATGCTCATCAACACCTCCCGCGGGGCCGTCATCGACCAGGAGGCGCTCACCGACGCCGTCCTGGCGGGCCGCATCCGGGCCGTGCTGGACGTCACCGAGCCCGAGGTGCTGCCGCCGGACCACCCCCTGTGGGACTGCGAGAACGCGCTGATCACCCCTCATCTGGCGGGTTCCCAGGGCAACGAGTGGCGACGCCTGGCCGACCTCGCGCTCGCCGAGACCGCCCGCTGGGCGTCGGGCACCGGCTTCCTCCATCCCGTACGACGCGAAAGGCTGGCGTTCCTGGCATGA